One genomic window of Pirellulales bacterium includes the following:
- a CDS encoding PQQ-binding-like beta-propeller repeat protein, translated as MTQKSAPTCSRVSSTLLLLLTTIPMLGADWLEFRGNANQSIASGSTYPLKWSAQENVAWKSPLPGAGVSGPIVIGNRVVITASSGIKDDRLHVMCFKTSDGSLLWERRFWATGRTLHHPTSSVAAPTPASDGESIFAFYSSNDLICLDLEGNLRWLRGLTHDYPTAANDVGMASSPLVVGNTVIVQCQSQGESFAAGINKKDGTDLWRHDLTKTACWTSPTLFRAPAENGASTDVVLIQSPDRTTAHDPASGKILWSYDASCQSIASSCSADGIVYLPADGLTALKPAAKDGAVEVLWKSNRLGPYAGSPVFDRDLIYVINRSGVLACADDKSDMKWQARLKGTFWATPVLAGDHMYCVNQDGLTLVVKLGEKGEVVAENELGDSVLGSPALVDGAIYLRGVGHLWKIADATQASK; from the coding sequence ATGACACAGAAATCTGCCCCCACGTGTTCACGCGTTTCGAGCACCCTGTTGCTGCTCTTGACGACGATCCCCATGCTCGGCGCCGACTGGCTCGAGTTTCGTGGCAACGCCAACCAGAGCATCGCCAGCGGCTCGACCTATCCCTTGAAATGGAGCGCCCAGGAAAACGTGGCCTGGAAATCTCCCCTGCCGGGGGCGGGCGTCTCCGGACCGATTGTGATCGGCAATCGGGTCGTCATCACCGCCTCGAGCGGCATCAAAGATGATCGGCTCCACGTGATGTGCTTCAAGACATCCGATGGTTCGCTCCTGTGGGAACGGCGTTTCTGGGCGACCGGCCGCACGCTGCATCATCCGACCAGCTCGGTTGCCGCGCCGACACCGGCCTCGGACGGCGAGTCGATCTTTGCCTTTTACTCGTCGAACGACCTGATCTGTCTCGACCTCGAAGGAAATCTCCGCTGGCTGCGCGGTCTGACGCACGATTACCCCACCGCGGCCAACGACGTCGGCATGGCTTCGTCGCCGCTGGTCGTGGGGAATACGGTGATCGTACAGTGCCAGTCTCAGGGAGAATCGTTTGCCGCCGGCATCAACAAGAAAGACGGCACCGATCTGTGGCGTCACGATCTGACAAAGACGGCCTGCTGGACGTCGCCGACACTCTTCCGTGCCCCGGCCGAAAATGGCGCCTCGACCGACGTCGTGCTGATTCAGTCTCCCGATCGTACGACGGCCCACGATCCTGCGAGCGGCAAGATCCTGTGGAGCTACGACGCTTCTTGCCAGTCGATCGCTTCGTCGTGCAGTGCCGACGGCATCGTCTACTTGCCGGCCGATGGACTGACCGCGCTCAAGCCTGCTGCGAAAGACGGAGCGGTCGAGGTGCTGTGGAAGTCGAATCGCCTGGGGCCCTATGCCGGCAGTCCGGTGTTCGACCGCGATTTGATCTACGTCATCAACCGCTCGGGCGTGCTCGCCTGTGCCGACGACAAGTCGGACATGAAGTGGCAGGCCCGGCTGAAGGGAACTTTCTGGGCCACGCCCGTCCTGGCGGGCGATCACATGTATTGCGTGAACCAGGATGGTCTCACGCTGGTGGTCAAGCTGGGCGAAAAGGGAGAAGTCGTGGCCGAAAACGAACTGGGCGATTCGGTGCTCGGATCCCCCGCGCTCGTCGACGGGGCGATCTATCTTCGCGGCGTCGGCCACCTGTGGAAGATTGCCGACGCCACCCAGGCCAGCAAGTGA
- a CDS encoding VWA domain-containing protein gives MNACTHPARATNGLASSFVLPVLIAMALGATFTSVSRAQGLLVVTDPAQRVRLPRPILPQPTQPSYKIDELSVDVRLVDQIARVQVSQTFENTGSSTLEAEFVFPLPYDGAVDQLTLLVDGKEYPAKLLSADEARKLYEEIVRKNRDPALLEWIGTGMFRTSVFPIPAGQKRTVTLRYSQICRTDRGLTDFVFPLSTAKYTSRPIDDVKLKVTIESAIEIKNVYSPSYPVNIERPDSNHATVTYTASKSIPRDDFRLFYAVDPGKVGTAVLSYRPTDEDEGFFLLLASPRIEAQAAERPAKTVVFVVDRSGSMSGEKIEQARGALKFVLNNLRSGDLFNIVAYDSEIELFRPELQKFDDETRQAALTFVEGLYAGGSTNIDGALTAALGQLVDNSRPNYVIFLTDGLPTQGEQNEAKIVARTKETNQVRARIFPFGVGFDVNSRLLDKLARVNHGQSEFVQPNENIEDRVSRLYRRIESPVLTDVKIEFVMDEAGNSSPVNRLYPRENYDLFEGEQLVLVGRYRKPGNIQVTISGQVHGARQSYDFTAELVEKSKDDSYAFVEKLWAMRRVGEIIDEIDLKGKNDELVRELVELATRHGILTPYTSFLADDSTNLHETAANATRAGVALEQLSETNGQFGFLQRAAKSSLQNAQMAAPAALGAVGGADGLVRGLPSLHADEEESVVDNVRNLGAKSFYRRANRWVDSTVSEEAEKNAIRLVQFSDDYFKLADQHGREIARYLAFDEPVLVNIEGQTYWIDPATP, from the coding sequence ATGAACGCATGTACTCATCCGGCGCGAGCCACGAACGGCCTCGCATCGTCCTTCGTGCTTCCGGTGCTGATCGCCATGGCGCTGGGCGCGACGTTCACTTCTGTGTCACGGGCACAGGGTTTGTTGGTCGTTACCGACCCCGCCCAACGTGTGCGTCTGCCTCGGCCGATCCTGCCGCAGCCGACGCAGCCCAGCTATAAGATCGACGAGCTTTCGGTCGACGTGCGGTTGGTCGATCAAATTGCGCGAGTCCAGGTCTCGCAGACCTTCGAGAATACCGGCAGTTCGACCCTCGAGGCCGAGTTTGTCTTCCCGCTTCCCTACGACGGCGCCGTCGATCAACTCACGCTGCTCGTCGACGGCAAGGAGTACCCCGCGAAACTGCTTTCGGCCGACGAGGCCCGCAAGCTGTACGAAGAAATCGTGCGCAAGAATCGCGATCCCGCGCTGCTCGAGTGGATCGGCACGGGCATGTTCCGCACGAGCGTCTTCCCGATTCCCGCGGGACAGAAGCGCACGGTCACTTTACGTTATTCGCAGATCTGCCGCACGGACCGCGGACTGACCGACTTCGTCTTCCCGCTGAGCACGGCGAAGTACACCTCGCGCCCGATCGACGACGTCAAACTGAAGGTGACGATCGAAAGTGCCATCGAGATCAAGAACGTCTACAGTCCCAGTTACCCGGTGAACATCGAGCGTCCCGACTCGAACCACGCCACCGTGACTTACACGGCCAGTAAGTCGATCCCGCGCGACGATTTTCGATTGTTCTACGCGGTCGATCCCGGCAAGGTGGGGACGGCGGTATTGAGCTATCGCCCCACGGATGAGGACGAAGGGTTCTTCCTGCTCTTGGCCAGCCCGCGCATCGAGGCGCAGGCCGCCGAGCGTCCGGCAAAGACGGTGGTCTTCGTCGTCGATCGCTCCGGCAGCATGAGTGGGGAAAAGATCGAGCAAGCCCGCGGCGCGCTCAAGTTCGTCTTAAATAACCTGCGTTCGGGAGACTTGTTCAACATTGTGGCCTACGACAGCGAAATCGAGCTCTTCCGGCCGGAACTGCAGAAGTTCGACGACGAGACCCGCCAGGCGGCCCTGACGTTTGTCGAGGGACTCTACGCCGGGGGGAGCACGAACATCGACGGCGCGCTGACCGCCGCGCTAGGCCAGCTCGTCGACAATAGCCGCCCCAACTATGTGATCTTCCTCACCGACGGCTTGCCCACCCAGGGCGAGCAAAACGAGGCGAAGATCGTCGCTCGCACGAAGGAAACGAATCAAGTCCGCGCGCGGATCTTTCCCTTCGGCGTGGGATTTGACGTGAACAGCCGGCTGCTGGACAAGCTCGCCCGCGTAAATCACGGCCAAAGCGAGTTCGTACAACCGAACGAGAACATCGAAGACCGCGTGAGCCGTCTTTATCGCCGCATCGAATCGCCCGTGCTCACCGACGTGAAAATCGAGTTTGTCATGGACGAGGCGGGCAACAGCTCGCCGGTCAATCGGCTCTATCCGCGCGAGAACTACGACCTGTTCGAAGGCGAACAGCTCGTCCTCGTCGGGCGTTACCGCAAGCCAGGCAACATCCAGGTGACGATTTCCGGCCAGGTTCACGGTGCGCGGCAAAGTTACGACTTCACCGCCGAGCTGGTCGAGAAGAGCAAGGACGACAGCTACGCCTTCGTCGAGAAACTGTGGGCCATGCGTCGCGTCGGCGAGATCATCGACGAGATCGATCTCAAGGGCAAGAACGACGAGCTCGTCCGCGAGTTGGTCGAACTGGCCACGCGACATGGCATCTTGACCCCCTACACGTCGTTCCTGGCCGACGATTCGACCAACCTGCACGAGACGGCCGCCAACGCCACGCGAGCGGGCGTCGCACTCGAACAACTCTCGGAGACGAACGGTCAGTTCGGCTTCCTGCAACGTGCGGCCAAGTCGTCGCTGCAAAACGCGCAGATGGCCGCCCCGGCGGCCTTGGGAGCCGTCGGTGGCGCCGACGGACTCGTGCGCGGACTCCCCTCGCTCCATGCCGATGAAGAGGAGTCGGTCGTCGACAACGTGCGCAATCTGGGGGCCAAGTCGTTCTATCGCCGCGCGAATCGCTGGGTCGATTCGACCGTGTCCGAAGAAGCGGAGAAGAACGCCATCCGTCTCGTCCAATTCAGCGACGACTACTTCAAGCTGGCCGACCAGCATGGCCGCGAGATCGCCAGGTACCTGGCCTTCGATGAACCCGTGCTGGTGAATATCGAGGGCCAGACCTACTGGATCGATCCCGCCACCCCCTAA
- a CDS encoding polysaccharide deacetylase family protein, with translation MNHSTCVHSFRFLGRRCGQLFVLALSLLACGATVVRAETWGEKLGYPADARVLILHADDIGMCYEANEAAKNYLPAGDIQSAAMMVPCPWFNEIANWYQEHPEHDMGLHLAMNSEWKWYRWGPVAPREKVPNMIDREGYLHRDILPLVAKAKGDEIETEIRAQVERALSRGIKPSHIDTHMGALYARPDYTAAYLKVAEEYRIPAMVIEPSDRVAEKFRKQGVPVSEQLRSMLVNYKLPKLDWFDAVPEGKTYDEKLEKFYQQIRDLQPGITEIIFHPSTSTPGLQHITGSWQQRAWEAQMFSDPQVKEFLKREGIVFTNWKEMMARWEERFGKDVPKPEAKEN, from the coding sequence TTGAACCATTCGACCTGCGTTCATTCGTTTCGTTTTCTGGGCCGACGTTGCGGCCAATTATTCGTGCTCGCATTGTCGCTGTTGGCATGCGGCGCGACGGTCGTTCGGGCCGAAACCTGGGGAGAAAAGCTCGGCTATCCGGCCGACGCCCGGGTACTGATCCTGCACGCCGACGACATCGGCATGTGCTACGAAGCAAACGAGGCCGCCAAGAACTATCTGCCCGCGGGGGACATCCAGTCGGCGGCGATGATGGTTCCCTGTCCCTGGTTCAACGAGATCGCGAACTGGTACCAGGAGCATCCCGAGCATGACATGGGGCTCCACCTGGCGATGAACAGCGAGTGGAAATGGTACCGTTGGGGGCCCGTTGCCCCGCGCGAGAAGGTGCCCAACATGATCGACCGCGAGGGGTACCTGCACCGCGACATTCTGCCACTGGTGGCCAAGGCGAAGGGGGACGAGATCGAGACCGAGATCCGGGCCCAGGTCGAGCGCGCCTTGAGCCGGGGGATCAAGCCGAGCCACATCGACACGCACATGGGAGCTCTCTACGCGCGCCCCGACTACACGGCGGCCTATCTCAAGGTGGCCGAAGAGTATCGCATTCCGGCGATGGTGATCGAACCATCGGACCGCGTGGCCGAGAAGTTTCGCAAGCAAGGCGTTCCTGTCTCCGAGCAACTCCGCTCGATGCTGGTGAACTACAAGCTGCCGAAGCTCGACTGGTTCGACGCGGTACCCGAGGGAAAGACCTACGACGAGAAGCTCGAGAAGTTCTACCAGCAGATTCGCGACCTGCAGCCCGGCATCACGGAGATTATCTTCCACCCGTCGACGTCGACGCCTGGCCTGCAGCACATCACGGGCTCGTGGCAGCAGCGTGCGTGGGAGGCCCAGATGTTCTCCGACCCACAGGTGAAGGAGTTCCTCAAGCGCGAGGGGATCGTCTTCACCAACTGGAAGGAGATGATGGCCCGTTGGGAAGAACGCTTCGGCAAGGACGTGCCGAAGCCTGAGGCGAAGGAGAACTAA
- a CDS encoding ATP-binding cassette domain-containing protein, which yields MPASPPATSLPVAQSKPHSGAGPLVEVRDLVKHFPVRGGVFSRVREWVKAVDGVSFTLDRGRTLGLVGESGCGKTTVGRVMLALVPRSSGEVIFDGQPIYHLPRPNLRELRRRMQIIFQDPYGSLNPRMTVGAIVGEPLWIHRVARGSELESRVAELLRRVGLRGDAMGRYPHEFSGGQRQRIGIARALALEPDFIVCDEPTSALDVSIRAQVVNLLRRLQGEFGLSYLMISHDLGVVRHISHEVAVMYLGKIVEQAPTEKLYRGPRHPYTRVLLSAIPIPDPKRRRPALVARDDDVPSPINVPCGCSFHPRCPLYELKGNPAECREQTPQLLPVGGDVEHRVACHFAAESGAMAADRAS from the coding sequence ATGCCAGCATCTCCTCCCGCCACGTCGCTACCAGTCGCTCAATCCAAGCCGCACTCCGGCGCTGGCCCCCTGGTCGAAGTGCGCGACCTGGTCAAACACTTTCCGGTGCGCGGGGGAGTCTTCTCGCGCGTGCGCGAGTGGGTCAAAGCGGTCGACGGTGTCAGCTTCACGCTCGACCGAGGTCGTACGCTGGGCCTGGTGGGCGAGAGCGGCTGCGGCAAGACCACCGTGGGCCGCGTCATGCTCGCGCTCGTCCCGCGCTCGTCGGGCGAAGTGATCTTCGATGGCCAACCGATCTACCACCTGCCACGCCCGAACCTGCGCGAGCTACGGCGACGAATGCAGATCATCTTTCAAGATCCCTACGGCTCGCTCAATCCGCGCATGACGGTGGGCGCCATCGTCGGCGAGCCCTTGTGGATCCACCGCGTGGCGCGCGGCTCGGAACTTGAATCGCGCGTGGCCGAATTGCTGCGCCGCGTCGGTTTGCGCGGCGATGCCATGGGGCGCTACCCGCACGAGTTCTCCGGTGGTCAACGGCAACGTATCGGTATTGCCCGGGCATTGGCGCTCGAGCCCGACTTCATCGTTTGCGACGAGCCCACCAGTGCGCTCGACGTCTCGATCCGCGCGCAGGTCGTCAACTTGTTGCGCCGGCTGCAAGGCGAGTTCGGGCTGAGTTACTTGATGATCAGCCACGATCTGGGCGTCGTGCGGCACATCAGCCACGAAGTGGCCGTGATGTACCTGGGCAAGATCGTCGAGCAAGCGCCCACCGAAAAGCTCTACCGTGGTCCGCGACATCCCTACACGCGGGTGCTGCTCTCGGCCATTCCGATCCCCGACCCCAAACGCCGTCGCCCGGCGCTGGTGGCCCGCGACGACGATGTGCCCTCGCCGATCAATGTCCCGTGCGGTTGCTCGTTCCACCCGCGCTGCCCGCTGTACGAACTGAAGGGCAACCCGGCCGAGTGCCGCGAGCAAACACCGCAGTTACTGCCGGTGGGGGGCGACGTCGAACACCGCGTCGCCTGCCACTTTGCCGCCGAGAGCGGGGCGATGGCGGCCGACCGCGCAAGTTAA
- a CDS encoding ABC transporter ATP-binding protein produces MPDAPLLEIRDLKTYFRTEQGLARAVDGVSISVGRGKTVAVVGESGCGKTVTALSVLKLVPTPPGEFAGGQILFEGRNLLPLSQHDMQAIRGGEIAMIFQEPATSLNPVFTIGAQIAEAIRLHREIPERDIRGEMLRVLTEVRMSEPERRLDQYPHELSGGMKQRAMIAMALVCEPKLLIADEPTTALDVTIQARILELLRKSQAKHGMALLLITHDLGVVAEMADEVVVMYAGRVIERAGVDELFSRPAHPYTRGLFDSLPRVDRHDDELRAIEGNVPSPTSFPSGCRFRDRCPLAFEKCTEEPPLSEIAPGHHSACWVADSLLTTPTRDSVPQ; encoded by the coding sequence GTGCCCGATGCCCCGCTGCTCGAAATCCGCGACCTGAAGACCTACTTCCGCACCGAGCAGGGGCTGGCACGGGCGGTCGACGGGGTTTCGATCTCGGTCGGCCGGGGCAAGACGGTCGCCGTCGTGGGAGAGAGTGGCTGCGGCAAGACCGTCACCGCGCTCAGTGTTCTTAAACTCGTGCCGACTCCCCCCGGTGAATTCGCCGGCGGGCAGATCCTGTTCGAGGGACGCAATCTGCTCCCCCTCTCCCAACACGACATGCAGGCGATTCGCGGTGGCGAGATTGCCATGATCTTTCAGGAGCCCGCCACCAGCCTGAACCCTGTCTTCACGATCGGCGCGCAAATCGCCGAAGCGATTCGCCTGCACCGCGAGATCCCCGAGCGCGATATCCGCGGCGAGATGCTGCGCGTGTTGACCGAGGTGCGGATGAGCGAGCCAGAGCGACGGCTCGATCAATACCCGCACGAGCTCTCGGGCGGCATGAAGCAACGGGCGATGATCGCCATGGCGCTGGTCTGCGAGCCGAAGTTACTCATCGCCGACGAGCCCACCACGGCGCTCGACGTCACGATTCAAGCCCGCATTCTTGAACTGCTGCGCAAAAGCCAAGCCAAGCATGGCATGGCACTGTTGCTCATCACGCACGATTTGGGAGTCGTGGCCGAGATGGCGGACGAAGTGGTGGTGATGTACGCCGGTCGGGTCATCGAACGAGCCGGGGTGGATGAGTTGTTCTCGCGTCCCGCGCACCCCTACACGCGTGGCCTCTTCGACAGCCTACCGCGCGTCGATCGCCACGACGATGAATTGCGCGCCATCGAAGGCAACGTCCCTTCGCCGACGAGTTTCCCGAGCGGCTGCCGCTTTCGCGATCGCTGCCCGCTGGCGTTCGAAAAATGTACCGAGGAGCCTCCGCTAAGCGAGATTGCTCCGGGACATCACTCGGCTTGCTGGGTGGCGGATTCGCTCCTGACCACTCCCACACGCGACAGCGTGCCTCAATGA